The following proteins come from a genomic window of Gottfriedia acidiceleris:
- a CDS encoding recombinase family protein, with translation MRKSKKSKGKTEQETIESHLKRLTDFCNEQGWNDYVIYNDYVAKSTNVNRLEYRKMLSACLEGKHDLIKVVEESRLYRGKSFRMQLHY, from the coding sequence TTGAGAAAGTCAAAGAAAAGCAAAGGTAAAACAGAACAAGAAACTATTGAATCACATCTAAAAAGATTAACTGATTTCTGTAATGAACAAGGTTGGAATGATTATGTAATTTATAATGATTATGTTGCAAAGTCTACTAACGTAAACAGACTTGAATATCGAAAAATGTTGTCTGCATGTTTAGAAGGTAAACATGATCTAATTAAAGTGGTAGAAGAATCTAGGTTATATAGAGGGAAATCATTCAGAATGCAATTACATTATTGA
- a CDS encoding S-adenosylmethionine decarboxylase related protein: MNAEDTVITLLGSSGGVAKAVISIFNKAYMNENDPIHYFIKNSKIHLIDIKQKDKNYYENIAPNLKNNMILHEIDLNHIPLFKKHLQETQTSIVVDVSWADTAEILGCCNELGVKYIDTALENTFIDENEELFSGFQLMERFRVFDEKKPSFKNTSAIIGSGMNPGVVQWMAIDLMNQYPDEKPLACYIVEHDTSFYENPNLAKKNTVYTTWSPECFLEEAISSYPMFMAQHTPIFLDHDVYSVEFKVTLGEKVFYGSLMPHEEVYTLGSLFNVESGFLYRVNENTTNLIRDNLEDVDVIWDFDQILLDPSYAPLIGEDLVGVLLVYEDKERFVYNVMNNKDAYANYGINATYLQVACGIYAGVASLLLDSLKKGTYYVDELLLNTDSMYGSYLKFHMPHFVYGQNEKSDGLLLQRMKPYEDSDI; encoded by the coding sequence ATGAATGCAGAAGACACCGTAATTACACTTTTAGGTAGCTCAGGAGGGGTAGCAAAGGCGGTAATTTCGATTTTTAATAAAGCCTACATGAACGAAAACGATCCAATACATTATTTTATAAAAAATTCAAAGATACATTTAATTGATATTAAACAAAAAGATAAAAATTATTATGAAAATATTGCTCCTAATTTAAAAAATAATATGATTCTTCATGAAATAGATTTAAATCATATTCCTTTATTTAAAAAACATCTTCAAGAAACACAAACATCAATTGTTGTTGACGTTTCTTGGGCTGATACCGCGGAAATCTTGGGTTGCTGTAATGAACTTGGAGTTAAGTATATAGACACAGCTTTAGAAAATACATTTATAGATGAAAATGAAGAGCTTTTTTCTGGATTTCAATTAATGGAACGTTTCAGAGTATTTGATGAAAAAAAACCTTCTTTTAAAAATACATCAGCGATTATTGGTTCGGGCATGAATCCAGGTGTCGTACAATGGATGGCAATCGATTTAATGAATCAATACCCTGACGAAAAACCTCTTGCATGTTATATTGTAGAGCACGATACCTCATTTTATGAAAACCCTAATTTGGCAAAAAAAAATACTGTTTATACAACATGGTCACCAGAGTGTTTTCTTGAAGAAGCGATCTCAAGCTATCCGATGTTTATGGCACAACATACTCCCATTTTTCTTGATCATGATGTGTATTCTGTTGAATTTAAAGTGACTTTAGGAGAAAAAGTATTTTACGGATCTTTAATGCCTCATGAAGAAGTTTATACATTAGGAAGTTTATTCAACGTTGAAAGTGGATTTCTTTATCGTGTTAACGAAAACACTACTAATTTGATTCGTGATAATTTAGAGGATGTAGATGTAATTTGGGATTTTGATCAAATATTACTAGATCCGTCATATGCACCTTTAATAGGTGAGGATTTAGTTGGTGTCCTTCTTGTTTATGAAGATAAAGAAAGATTTGTTTATAATGTAATGAATAATAAAGATGCATATGCAAACTATGGTATAAATGCAACTTATCTTCAAGTTGCTTGTGGAATATATGCTGGCGTTGCTAGTTTATTATTAGATTCGCTTAAAAAAGGTACCTATTATGTAGATGAGTTATTGTTAAATACGGATAGTATGTATGGATCGTACTTGAAATTTCATATGCCACATTTTGTATATGGACAGAATGAAAAAAGTGATGGGTTGCTACTACAAAGAATGAAACCTTATGAAGACAGTGATATTTAA
- a CDS encoding SET domain-containing protein, with amino-acid sequence MMHPDTEIRYVSDQVGVGVFATKLIPKGTIVWIKDDLDLVLTVEYIESLDDVRKEYIDKYSYLDTDDIHVLNWDHAKYMNHSFNPNCVDTAYDFLLAARDIKPGEQLTSDYGTFGQNEKFECVPEEGTTRTKVTENDYLICYVEWDRIAIEAFKFFNMVEQPLKHLISEEYLNKVNAVANGTEPLDSILTLFIDEEEEEEEEDSE; translated from the coding sequence ATGATGCACCCTGATACAGAAATTCGATATGTAAGTGACCAAGTAGGCGTTGGAGTGTTTGCAACAAAATTAATCCCTAAAGGAACCATTGTCTGGATTAAAGATGATTTGGATTTGGTTCTTACAGTGGAATATATTGAAAGTCTCGATGATGTGCGAAAAGAGTATATAGATAAATATTCCTATTTAGATACTGACGACATACATGTACTTAATTGGGATCACGCAAAATATATGAATCATAGCTTCAATCCAAATTGTGTAGATACAGCTTATGATTTTCTTTTGGCTGCGAGAGACATTAAACCTGGAGAACAATTAACAAGTGATTATGGAACGTTTGGTCAGAATGAAAAGTTTGAATGTGTCCCTGAAGAAGGAACAACAAGAACAAAAGTGACTGAAAATGACTATTTAATCTGTTATGTTGAGTGGGATCGGATTGCAATAGAAGCGTTTAAGTTTTTCAATATGGTAGAACAACCGTTAAAACATTTAATTAGTGAGGAATATCTTAATAAAGTAAATGCGGTTGCTAATGGAACAGAACCACTAGATTCTATCCTCACTTTATTTATTGATGAGGAAGAGGAAGAGGAAGAGGAAGACTCTGAATAA
- a CDS encoding amino acid ABC transporter ATP-binding protein has product MIKIKSVSKSFGPLQVLKGIDLTIKEKEVVVLLGASGSGKSTLLRCLNFLEINDKGEIYFEGELVQPGKTDLNKIRSEVGMVFQHFNLFPHKTVLENIIEAPIHVKGMKKSEAKEIAYVLLEKVGLTDKADEYPEMLSGGQKQRVAIARALAMNPRVMLFDEPTSALDPELVGEVLQVMKQLASEGMTMVVVTHEMGFARGVADRVLFMEEGLILEEGTPQQFFENPQNERTKQFLNSIL; this is encoded by the coding sequence ATGATTAAGATCAAAAGTGTAAGTAAATCATTTGGGCCTTTACAAGTATTAAAAGGAATTGATTTAACGATTAAAGAAAAAGAAGTGGTTGTTTTATTAGGAGCAAGTGGATCGGGAAAGAGTACCCTTTTGAGATGTTTAAACTTCTTAGAGATTAATGATAAGGGAGAAATTTATTTTGAAGGTGAATTGGTTCAACCCGGCAAAACAGATTTGAATAAAATTCGGTCGGAGGTTGGTATGGTTTTCCAACACTTCAATCTCTTTCCGCATAAAACTGTTTTAGAAAATATAATTGAAGCACCTATTCATGTTAAAGGAATGAAAAAGAGTGAAGCAAAAGAGATTGCTTATGTTTTGTTAGAGAAGGTTGGACTGACAGATAAGGCTGATGAATATCCAGAAATGTTATCAGGAGGGCAAAAACAAAGGGTTGCCATTGCACGTGCACTTGCGATGAACCCGAGGGTAATGCTGTTTGATGAGCCTACTTCAGCCTTGGATCCCGAACTTGTTGGAGAGGTTCTTCAAGTTATGAAACAGTTAGCAAGTGAAGGCATGACAATGGTTGTAGTCACTCACGAAATGGGTTTTGCTCGCGGTGTAGCAGACAGAGTTTTATTCATGGAGGAAGGTCTAATTTTAGAGGAGGGTACACCTCAACAGTTTTTTGAAAATCCACAAAATGAAAGAACAAAACAATTTCTTAATAGTATTTTATAA
- a CDS encoding ABC transporter substrate-binding protein has protein sequence MFLSGCGAEKTGNQASSKEFHYAMSGLYKPFNFKENGKLAGFDVEIGKALSEKMGMKAVPITNPWETIVQGLLSNKYDAILGSMTITDERLKVVDFSNPYYISGSQIFVADNNKEIKSAEDLKGKKIGVVKASPYKDLAIKYTGKENVVDYDSDLTAIMDLPTGRLDAVITDQMVGFRVIKEGKAKIKDVGTPLTHDNQAIAVRKDDKELEKKINKALDEIIKDGTYEKISEKWFGRNILEEK, from the coding sequence ATGTTTCTAAGTGGCTGTGGAGCAGAAAAAACCGGAAATCAAGCGAGTTCAAAAGAATTTCATTACGCGATGAGTGGATTATATAAACCATTTAACTTTAAGGAAAATGGCAAGCTTGCTGGATTTGATGTTGAAATCGGTAAAGCACTTTCAGAAAAAATGGGAATGAAAGCTGTACCAATAACAAACCCATGGGAAACAATTGTACAAGGATTATTATCCAATAAGTATGATGCGATTTTAGGGAGTATGACGATCACTGATGAACGATTAAAGGTGGTTGATTTCAGTAATCCATATTATATTTCAGGTTCTCAGATTTTTGTCGCTGATAATAATAAGGAAATCAAATCTGCTGAGGATTTAAAAGGGAAGAAAATTGGCGTTGTAAAAGCAAGCCCTTATAAAGATTTAGCGATTAAATATACTGGAAAAGAAAATGTAGTAGATTATGATAGTGATCTGACAGCTATAATGGATCTTCCAACTGGTAGACTAGATGCGGTCATTACGGATCAAATGGTTGGCTTTAGAGTTATTAAAGAAGGAAAGGCTAAGATTAAAGATGTAGGTACACCACTAACTCATGATAATCAAGCAATTGCTGTAAGGAAAGATGATAAAGAACTTGAGAAGAAAATTAATAAGGCTTTAGATGAAATTATTAAAGATGGAACTTATGAAAAAATTAGTGAAAAGTGGTTTGGTCGCAATATTCTTGAAGAAAAATAA
- a CDS encoding amino acid ABC transporter permease translates to MHILLNTFHVFLVATLLTLKLTIVSTILGSGIGLIFAFFRLSRIKVLNYIANLYITVIRGTPLIVQIAILYFGLSSIITFSQFWAGAIALGVHSGAYIAEIFRGSIQSIDKGQLEAARSLGMSQPLAMRRIVLPQAFKIAIPSLGNQFIIGLKDSSLVAYVGMQDLWGAGLSEAASNFEQMNTYIVVGLYYLALVLIITFGVKKLEDSLDVSRNKKRKLRKNKSNASLESIKL, encoded by the coding sequence ATGCATATATTGTTAAATACGTTTCATGTATTTTTAGTAGCAACTTTATTAACATTAAAATTGACAATCGTATCTACTATTTTAGGAAGTGGAATAGGACTTATTTTTGCATTTTTCAGACTCTCCCGTATTAAGGTGCTTAATTATATTGCTAATCTCTATATCACGGTCATTCGTGGGACACCGCTTATTGTTCAAATCGCAATTTTATACTTCGGACTTTCTAGTATTATTACATTTTCGCAGTTTTGGGCTGGTGCAATAGCGTTAGGTGTACATAGTGGAGCATATATTGCTGAAATCTTTCGTGGTTCAATTCAGTCAATTGACAAAGGACAATTGGAAGCTGCCCGTTCTCTTGGGATGTCCCAACCTTTAGCAATGAGAAGAATCGTGCTACCTCAAGCATTTAAAATTGCGATTCCTTCTCTTGGTAATCAGTTTATCATCGGATTAAAAGATTCTTCACTTGTAGCATATGTAGGGATGCAAGATTTATGGGGAGCTGGCCTAAGTGAGGCTGCCTCTAACTTTGAACAAATGAATACGTATATTGTAGTAGGTTTATATTATCTTGCGCTTGTACTAATTATTACGTTTGGTGTTAAAAAGCTTGAAGATTCTTTAGATGTGAGTCGTAATAAAAAACGAAAATTAAGAAAAAATAAGTCTAATGCATCATTAGAATCAATAAAGCTGTAA
- a CDS encoding IclR family transcriptional regulator, which produces MVQSIDRAMLIIDILNSDESKSNWQITELAEKTSLSLGTLHRLLNALIQHGLVVQIPETKHYKLGYKWMELGLRQLDQMDFRLVARPVMERLAKHVEESIYLNIESGIDGIVIDKIDSPLKIRIAENLGIRIPLHIGAPNKTILAYMKENEIQQVLDQLNLSPNSISILKQQLVEIRQNGYAISQSEKTEDTAAIAAPITGYNNKVLAALSVNVPVFRFTQERIPFLIEEVKKAAEEISKKIGKI; this is translated from the coding sequence ATGGTCCAATCAATTGACCGAGCTATGCTTATTATCGATATTCTAAATTCGGATGAATCCAAAAGTAATTGGCAAATCACCGAATTAGCGGAAAAAACATCTCTATCTCTTGGTACGCTTCACCGATTACTAAATGCTTTAATCCAACATGGACTTGTTGTACAAATACCTGAAACCAAGCATTACAAGTTAGGGTATAAATGGATGGAACTTGGCCTCCGTCAATTAGATCAAATGGATTTCAGATTAGTTGCAAGACCAGTAATGGAGCGTTTGGCGAAACATGTAGAGGAAAGCATCTATTTAAATATTGAAAGTGGGATAGATGGAATTGTGATTGATAAAATTGATAGTCCTTTAAAAATTAGAATTGCCGAAAATTTGGGTATCAGAATTCCACTACATATTGGTGCTCCAAATAAAACCATTCTTGCTTATATGAAAGAAAATGAAATTCAACAAGTGTTAGATCAGCTAAATCTTTCACCTAATTCAATCTCAATTTTAAAACAGCAACTAGTTGAAATCAGGCAAAATGGGTATGCAATCAGTCAAAGTGAAAAAACAGAGGATACGGCGGCTATTGCAGCACCAATAACTGGATACAACAACAAAGTACTTGCTGCTCTAAGCGTGAATGTACCAGTATTTCGTTTTACTCAGGAACGTATTCCGTTCTTGATTGAAGAAGTAAAAAAAGCAGCGGAAGAGATTTCAAAGAAAATAGGGAAGATATAG
- a CDS encoding PTS transporter subunit EIIC: protein MAKGISKYLLIAEQLLEHLGGVENVSSSTHCMTRLRVASKDHSKVDIEAIKKTEGVLGVVEEETIQIILGPGVVNKVAAEFDKLLAAADDFDLNDAASKNKSEIDRKNAKPFKLFLRRIASIFIPLIPALVASGLITGITKAIVQAEWLAADSKLAIILTVIGSGLFAYLGILVGINAAKEFGGSPALGALAGILVINPGVADISLFGHNLVPGRGGLIGVLFAAIFIALVERQVRKFVPQSLDIILTPTIALLITGILTYLVFMPVGGFVSDAITKGLLNVLDFGGVVAGFVLGATFLPLVVTGLHQGLTPVHLELINSIGDDPLLPILAMGGAGQVGAAFAIYFKTKKKSLKRAIGGGLPSGMLGIGEPLIFGVTLPLGRPFLTACLGAGVGGAFQAHFHIATIAVGVSGLPLSFLVHTNQILLYLTGVIISYVAGFIFTYLFGFKDEMAGEFK, encoded by the coding sequence ATGGCAAAGGGGATTAGCAAATATTTATTAATTGCCGAGCAATTATTAGAGCATTTGGGTGGAGTGGAGAATGTTTCATCGTCCACTCATTGTATGACAAGACTACGTGTAGCATCGAAAGATCATTCAAAGGTAGACATAGAGGCGATCAAAAAGACAGAAGGGGTTCTAGGAGTTGTAGAAGAAGAAACGATTCAAATCATACTTGGACCTGGTGTTGTAAATAAAGTTGCAGCAGAGTTTGATAAACTGCTTGCAGCTGCAGATGATTTTGATCTGAATGATGCAGCTTCAAAAAACAAATCAGAGATTGATAGAAAGAATGCAAAACCTTTTAAGCTGTTTTTACGTAGAATCGCAAGTATTTTTATTCCGTTAATTCCTGCCCTTGTAGCTTCAGGATTAATAACTGGTATAACAAAAGCAATTGTTCAGGCAGAATGGCTTGCAGCAGACTCAAAATTAGCTATTATTTTAACTGTTATCGGATCGGGTCTGTTTGCTTATCTTGGAATCCTAGTCGGAATAAACGCAGCAAAGGAATTTGGTGGATCCCCCGCGCTTGGAGCATTGGCCGGTATTCTTGTCATCAACCCTGGAGTTGCAGATATCTCTTTGTTTGGGCACAATCTGGTTCCTGGGCGTGGAGGGTTAATTGGTGTTCTTTTTGCAGCAATCTTCATCGCTTTAGTTGAAAGGCAAGTAAGAAAATTTGTACCGCAATCTCTAGATATTATTCTCACACCTACTATAGCGTTATTAATTACAGGTATCTTAACATATCTTGTGTTTATGCCTGTTGGCGGTTTTGTATCGGATGCGATTACAAAAGGATTGTTAAATGTTCTTGATTTTGGAGGAGTTGTAGCTGGATTTGTACTTGGTGCAACATTCCTTCCACTAGTCGTTACCGGTCTTCATCAAGGTTTGACCCCAGTTCATCTTGAATTAATTAACTCCATTGGAGATGACCCATTACTACCAATCCTTGCGATGGGTGGAGCGGGTCAAGTAGGAGCAGCGTTTGCAATTTACTTTAAAACGAAGAAAAAAAGCTTAAAACGTGCAATCGGTGGGGGACTCCCATCAGGAATGCTTGGAATTGGTGAACCATTAATTTTTGGTGTTACGCTTCCGCTAGGACGTCCATTCTTAACGGCATGTTTAGGTGCCGGAGTTGGCGGAGCATTTCAAGCTCATTTCCATATCGCGACGATTGCAGTCGGTGTTTCAGGTCTTCCATTATCATTCTTAGTTCATACGAATCAGATTTTATTATACTTAACCGGAGTTATTATTTCTTATGTAGCTGGATTTATTTTTACTTACTTATTTGGTTTTAAAGATGAAATGGCGGGTGAATTCAAGTAA
- a CDS encoding ABC transporter ATP-binding protein: protein MITVDGLSKSFKVAKRSSGIRQAVKGLFYREHTIVEALNDISFSIEPGEIVGYIGPNGAGKSTTIKIMSGILVPDQGTCSILGYTPWRERASYVKHIGVVFGQRSQLWWDVPVIDSFELLGDIYKIPQNEYQDNLDLLIETLDLQSLIHSPVRQLSLGQRMRCEIAASLLHSPKILFLDEPTIGLDAVSKIAVREFIKRINKEKGVTVILTTHDMNDIEALADRVILIGKGSLLFDGNLNELRKHFGTHKTITVDYREDHNPFKIPGTTMISWSPERAILSLDTEQVKISDVISNLSSKVDLLDVTIEAQAIEEIIVGLYKEFQI, encoded by the coding sequence TTGATTACCGTAGATGGTTTAAGTAAATCCTTCAAGGTTGCGAAACGTTCTTCAGGAATTAGGCAGGCAGTGAAGGGGCTTTTTTATCGTGAGCATACGATTGTTGAAGCGTTAAATGATATTTCTTTCTCTATTGAACCGGGGGAAATCGTCGGTTATATTGGTCCGAATGGCGCAGGTAAATCTACAACAATAAAAATCATGAGCGGAATATTGGTTCCAGATCAAGGGACGTGTAGCATATTGGGATACACTCCATGGAGGGAAAGAGCTTCCTATGTTAAACATATCGGTGTTGTTTTCGGGCAACGGTCTCAATTGTGGTGGGATGTACCCGTAATAGACTCGTTTGAGCTTCTTGGTGATATTTATAAAATTCCTCAAAATGAATATCAAGATAATCTTGATCTACTGATTGAAACTCTCGATTTACAAAGTCTTATTCATTCACCTGTACGACAATTAAGCTTAGGACAAAGGATGCGTTGTGAAATCGCAGCATCATTGCTACATAGTCCTAAAATTTTATTTTTAGATGAACCCACAATTGGGCTAGATGCTGTTTCAAAAATTGCGGTACGCGAGTTCATTAAAAGGATTAATAAAGAAAAAGGCGTTACCGTTATCCTTACAACACATGATATGAATGATATTGAAGCTTTAGCTGATCGGGTTATTTTAATTGGTAAAGGAAGTTTATTATTCGATGGTAACTTAAATGAATTACGAAAACATTTTGGGACTCATAAAACGATTACGGTAGATTATCGGGAGGACCACAATCCATTTAAAATTCCTGGAACTACAATGATTTCATGGTCTCCTGAACGGGCAATTTTAAGTTTAGACACGGAACAAGTTAAAATATCTGACGTGATTTCCAATTTATCCAGTAAGGTTGATCTACTTGATGTCACGATTGAAGCACAAGCAATTGAAGAAATTATCGTTGGCCTCTACAAGGAGTTCCAAATATGA
- a CDS encoding ABC transporter permease: MKPYVSVLKLRLLNGMQYRSAALAGVATQFFWGFMYIMIFEAFYNQTVQSQPLSLKEIITYLWLQQSFLAFIMLWFRDNELFDLITTGNIAYELCRPCEIYGFWYAKLLAQRLSSAILRCFPILLVAFILPQPYKMTLPPSVLTFVLFLFALIFGLLLLVSVSMFIYISVFVTMSPIGSLLLFGVFGEFFSGLTIPIPLMPAWLQTFAYFLPFRWTADFPFRVYSGNIPQNEALIGIVIQILWLVLLVWLGRIAFTKALRRVVVQGG, from the coding sequence ATGAAACCATATGTATCTGTACTAAAGCTAAGATTATTAAACGGGATGCAATATCGTTCAGCAGCATTGGCGGGGGTAGCAACACAGTTTTTCTGGGGATTTATGTACATCATGATTTTTGAAGCTTTTTATAATCAAACAGTACAATCTCAACCACTTTCTTTAAAAGAAATCATTACATACTTATGGTTACAACAATCCTTTTTAGCTTTCATCATGCTGTGGTTCCGCGATAATGAGCTTTTCGATCTGATTACAACTGGAAATATCGCATATGAGCTCTGTAGACCATGCGAAATCTATGGATTTTGGTATGCAAAACTTTTAGCTCAACGCTTGTCGAGTGCAATACTAAGGTGTTTCCCGATTCTACTCGTTGCATTCATATTACCTCAACCTTATAAAATGACGTTACCACCAAGTGTCTTAACCTTTGTGTTATTTTTGTTTGCCCTTATTTTTGGCTTACTTCTTCTTGTTTCAGTTTCCATGTTCATTTATATTTCAGTATTTGTGACAATGTCTCCTATAGGCTCCTTGTTACTGTTTGGAGTATTTGGTGAATTTTTCTCTGGATTAACAATTCCAATTCCATTAATGCCAGCGTGGCTTCAGACTTTTGCTTATTTCCTTCCGTTTAGGTGGACTGCTGATTTTCCGTTTCGAGTGTACTCTGGTAATATTCCTCAAAATGAAGCTTTAATCGGGATTGTCATACAAATTTTATGGTTAGTTTTACTAGTTTGGCTAGGAAGAATAGCTTTTACTAAAGCCTTACGAAGAGTCGTGGTCCAGGGAGGTTGA